In one Arenibacter antarcticus genomic region, the following are encoded:
- a CDS encoding alcohol dehydrogenase catalytic domain-containing protein has translation MTHCGVCHNGIHTSRNDWKNSNHPIVSGHEIIGRVVEMAPGVKPVHSGGINEEKKRIARSLKGGIK, from the coding sequence ATAACCCATTGCGGGGTCTGCCATAATGGTATCCATACATCACGAAACGATTGGAAGAACTCTAACCATCCGATAGTTTCCGGGCATGAAATCATAGGTCGTGTCGTAGAAATGGCGCCTGGTGTAAAACCCGTTCATAGTGGCGGTATTAACGAGGAAAAAAAACGGATAGCAAGATCATTGAAAGGTGGAATTAAATAA
- a CDS encoding heavy metal translocating P-type ATPase, translating to MEITQSQTNKSSHNNDHQHGGILGEKTELYFAIISGVFFFLGLILSKLTPLAEWTSLASYILAYFFGGYFTLLEAIEKTRKGEFEIDFLMIAAAIGAAYIDSWAEGALLLFLFSLGHALEHHALNKATKSIEALGELSPKTALVRKGSATVEVAVEDLQLDDIIVVKPNSKISADGVIVKGSSSIDQSSITGESMPIDKTAIAPDAKLPKFNEIDSSNVVFTGTLNGDNLIEIRVLKLNKDATISRLIKMVSEVETKKSPTQVQTKKFEKWFVPSVIILVITLSFAHLVIDETIRESLYRAISVLVASSPCALAISTPSAVLSAIARAAKKGVLIKGGRALEDMGTLKIIAFDKTGTLTEGKPKLTNILPLNGFDKQEFLELVLDVESLSNHPLARAISKDIMADFGAKNGHKSSHIQAIQGKGVTADYNGGQVYIGNVQMMNDAKIPVDQETHRQMEELLHYGNTVMLVGYNTILIGLISVMDVPRKTAASTLLQLKKIGIKQMIMLTGDHQRVGDSIAKQIGLTNAKGNLLPEDKVKAIQELKKDNAKVAMVGDGVNDAPAMAVSTVGIAMGAAGSDVALETADVALMSDKIESLPFVIGLSRESRRIIKQNLWISMGVVALLVPATIFGLANIGVAVAIHEGSTLVVVLNALRLLRYDLEESI from the coding sequence ATGGAAATCACACAATCTCAAACAAATAAAAGTAGCCACAATAACGACCACCAACACGGAGGGATTCTTGGGGAAAAAACAGAATTATACTTTGCTATAATAAGTGGAGTATTCTTTTTTTTAGGTTTAATTTTATCAAAACTGACCCCCTTGGCCGAGTGGACTTCCCTAGCCAGTTATATACTAGCCTATTTTTTTGGAGGCTATTTCACCTTGTTAGAAGCGATAGAAAAAACAAGGAAAGGAGAGTTTGAAATCGATTTTCTAATGATTGCCGCCGCTATAGGGGCGGCCTATATAGATAGTTGGGCAGAGGGAGCATTATTGTTATTCTTGTTCAGCTTGGGGCATGCCCTGGAACACCACGCACTGAACAAGGCTACCAAATCCATTGAAGCGCTGGGAGAACTCTCCCCAAAGACTGCATTGGTACGAAAAGGATCCGCTACCGTTGAAGTTGCTGTAGAAGATTTACAGCTAGATGACATTATTGTAGTAAAACCTAATAGTAAAATATCGGCAGATGGAGTAATTGTAAAGGGAAGTAGCAGTATAGACCAATCCTCAATAACCGGAGAAAGCATGCCGATAGACAAAACGGCTATTGCCCCAGATGCAAAATTGCCAAAATTTAATGAGATAGATTCGTCCAATGTGGTCTTTACAGGAACTCTAAATGGCGATAACCTTATTGAGATACGGGTATTAAAACTAAATAAAGATGCTACCATTTCACGGCTAATAAAAATGGTAAGCGAAGTAGAGACCAAAAAATCGCCTACTCAAGTACAGACCAAAAAGTTCGAAAAATGGTTTGTTCCATCGGTAATTATTTTGGTAATAACTTTATCCTTCGCCCATTTGGTCATAGACGAAACAATAAGGGAAAGCCTATACAGGGCCATAAGCGTACTTGTCGCCTCTAGTCCATGCGCCTTGGCGATTTCTACGCCTAGTGCCGTATTAAGTGCCATTGCAAGGGCAGCCAAGAAAGGGGTCCTTATAAAAGGAGGTCGCGCATTAGAGGATATGGGAACCCTTAAAATAATCGCTTTCGATAAGACTGGGACGCTTACAGAAGGAAAGCCAAAGTTGACGAATATCTTGCCTCTGAACGGATTTGATAAACAGGAGTTTTTGGAATTGGTTTTAGATGTAGAAAGCTTAAGTAACCATCCTTTAGCCAGAGCCATCTCCAAAGATATAATGGCAGATTTCGGTGCTAAAAACGGACATAAATCTTCCCATATTCAGGCCATTCAAGGAAAAGGAGTAACGGCTGATTATAATGGTGGACAAGTGTACATAGGCAATGTACAAATGATGAATGATGCCAAAATTCCCGTAGACCAAGAAACACACCGACAAATGGAAGAATTGCTGCACTATGGAAATACGGTGATGCTGGTGGGCTACAACACTATATTGATAGGATTAATAAGTGTTATGGATGTGCCCAGAAAAACGGCAGCCTCAACGTTATTGCAATTAAAGAAAATTGGTATAAAACAAATGATCATGCTTACGGGAGACCATCAACGGGTGGGCGATTCCATAGCCAAGCAAATTGGCCTAACCAATGCCAAAGGGAATCTACTTCCAGAAGATAAGGTGAAAGCCATTCAAGAATTAAAAAAGGACAATGCCAAGGTTGCCATGGTAGGGGATGGTGTTAATGATGCCCCCGCTATGGCAGTTAGTACTGTTGGAATCGCTATGGGTGCTGCAGGTAGCGATGTTGCTCTGGAAACTGCAGATGTGGCACTGATGTCGGACAAGATAGAAAGCCTGCCTTTTGTTATCGGGTTGAGCCGCGAATCTAGACGAATTATAAAACAGAATTTATGGATAAGTATGGGAGTTGTGGCATTATTGGTGCCTGCTACCATCTTTGGACTTGCAAATATTGGAGTTGCCGTAGCAATTCATGAAGGTTCTACCCTTGTGGTAGTGTTAAATGCGCTAAGGCTGCTGCGTTATGATTTGGAAGAGAGTATATAA
- a CDS encoding pseudouridine synthase: MALTPHFHYKIYKPFGILSQLISNDAKEARNKRFLGELHSFPEDIMPVGRLDEKSEGLLLLTTDGKLSDNINRMGIEKEYYVQLDGEITQDAMENLKNGVEIGFHGKKYITKPSKPQYLKVSPTLFEPNPKLRIGRHRPTSWISITITEGKFRQVRKMTAAVGFPTLRLIRVRIGNVNLGNLAPGAVVPLKEIFL, encoded by the coding sequence ATGGCTCTTACCCCTCATTTTCATTATAAAATTTACAAGCCTTTTGGAATCTTGAGCCAATTGATTTCCAACGATGCCAAGGAAGCAAGGAACAAGAGGTTTTTGGGAGAATTACATTCCTTTCCGGAAGATATAATGCCAGTGGGGAGGTTGGACGAAAAATCCGAGGGGCTATTATTGCTAACTACCGATGGCAAGCTCAGCGACAATATTAATCGGATGGGAATAGAAAAGGAATATTATGTGCAATTGGACGGGGAGATTACGCAAGACGCAATGGAAAACTTAAAAAATGGAGTTGAAATTGGATTTCATGGAAAAAAATATATCACCAAACCATCAAAACCCCAATATCTGAAGGTGTCCCCTACCCTTTTTGAACCAAATCCCAAACTTAGAATCGGGAGACATAGGCCAACTTCATGGATAAGTATTACGATTACGGAGGGGAAATTTAGACAAGTACGCAAAATGACTGCAGCAGTGGGTTTCCCGACCCTGAGATTGATCAGGGTAAGGATTGGAAACGTGAACCTGGGGAATTTGGCACCAGGTGCTGTGGTTCCACTAAAGGAAATTTTCTTATAA
- a CDS encoding NAD(P)-dependent alcohol dehydrogenase, translating into MKAVITTKYGPPEVLKIHKVNKPAPKDHEILLRVYATAVTSGDARIRGMNIPFGFEFISRLMFGFNKPRNPILGGIFAGEIEAIGAKVKMFNKGDMVFGATESFGCYADYVVVPERGAIVKKPANISFDEAAAIPFGALTSLKFLRDFGKIKADQKVLVNGASGDLGTFAIQLAKYYGAKVTGICSTKNRDLVTSLGADDVIDYTKSNFTKSNTQYDLIFDTLGNLSFSSCRSSLTPKGTFLTAVAKLHYFFIMPLTALKGNKKLKTGVALFNKQDLQFIVDLLEQGKIIPVIDRKYRVTEITAAHRYVDEGHKVGSVVITLKHDYKLSME; encoded by the coding sequence ATGAAAGCAGTCATCACCACCAAGTATGGACCACCTGAAGTCCTTAAAATTCACAAAGTTAATAAACCTGCTCCCAAAGATCATGAGATCCTCTTAAGGGTATACGCTACTGCGGTTACCTCAGGGGATGCTCGGATTAGGGGTATGAACATTCCTTTTGGCTTTGAATTTATCAGTCGACTAATGTTCGGATTTAACAAACCTAGAAATCCAATTTTAGGGGGAATCTTCGCTGGGGAAATAGAAGCTATAGGCGCTAAGGTAAAAATGTTTAACAAAGGAGATATGGTTTTTGGGGCAACTGAATCATTTGGATGCTATGCAGATTATGTTGTGGTTCCAGAAAGGGGAGCTATCGTAAAAAAACCCGCCAATATTAGTTTTGACGAGGCGGCAGCCATACCCTTTGGCGCTTTGACCTCCCTAAAATTCTTACGCGATTTTGGAAAAATTAAGGCAGATCAGAAAGTTCTTGTAAATGGGGCATCTGGGGATTTGGGAACATTTGCCATACAGCTGGCAAAATATTACGGGGCCAAGGTAACTGGAATATGTAGCACTAAAAATAGAGATCTAGTAACCTCTTTGGGGGCTGATGACGTAATTGATTATACTAAGTCCAATTTCACCAAAAGCAACACTCAATACGATCTAATCTTCGATACTTTGGGGAATCTTTCCTTTTCATCTTGTAGGTCGAGTCTAACCCCTAAAGGCACATTTTTGACCGCAGTAGCAAAACTGCATTATTTTTTTATTATGCCTTTGACTGCCTTAAAAGGCAATAAAAAATTGAAAACGGGAGTGGCCTTATTTAATAAACAAGACCTACAATTTATAGTGGATTTATTAGAACAAGGGAAAATTATACCCGTAATTGACAGAAAATATAGGGTGACCGAAATTACGGCTGCACATAGATACGTAGATGAAGGACATAAGGTTGGCAGTGTGGTTATTACCCTAAAACATGATTATAAGCTCTCTATGGAATAG
- a CDS encoding protein-L-isoaspartate(D-aspartate) O-methyltransferase, producing the protein MVHTQLLARGIKDPSTIEAMQQVPRHKFVPKKNMRQAYNDSALPIGNGQTISQPYIVAFMTETLNLSPADNVLEIGTGSGYQAAVLAKIVDSVYTIEIIKELAYSAKNRLDTLGYDNVTVKWGDGYHGWPEKAPFDAIMVTAGAEEVPEPLIRQLKNGGRMVIPVDDSHGGTYLIKFTKTDGKLKKDILEPVRFVPFTRDKRSH; encoded by the coding sequence ATGGTACATACACAACTTCTTGCCAGAGGAATAAAGGACCCCTCCACAATAGAGGCCATGCAACAAGTCCCAAGGCATAAATTTGTCCCGAAAAAAAACATGCGACAGGCGTATAACGATAGTGCCTTGCCCATAGGAAATGGACAGACCATATCCCAACCCTATATCGTAGCCTTTATGACCGAAACCTTAAACTTAAGTCCAGCCGATAATGTTTTGGAGATTGGTACGGGATCTGGATATCAAGCTGCCGTTCTGGCCAAAATTGTGGATTCAGTTTATACCATTGAAATAATTAAGGAATTGGCTTATTCTGCAAAAAATAGATTGGATACTTTGGGGTATGACAATGTAACCGTTAAGTGGGGAGACGGGTATCACGGGTGGCCAGAGAAGGCCCCATTTGATGCTATAATGGTTACTGCTGGTGCAGAAGAAGTTCCGGAACCCCTGATTCGTCAATTAAAAAATGGCGGTAGAATGGTTATTCCAGTAGATGACAGCCATGGAGGAACTTATTTGATTAAGTTTACCAAAACTGACGGAAAACTTAAGAAAGATATTTTGGAACCCGTCCGGTTTGTTCCCTTTACTAGAGATAAGCGGAGCCATTAG
- a CDS encoding DUF1080 domain-containing protein has protein sequence MRSLLFGFLLIAAMGLCKAQESIDLFNGVDLTGWHIDVPEMDRDPKAIIPFIVRDKQLVSLGIPQGHLVTDANYSNFRLEVDYRFPGKPGNCGVLVFASTPRSLYDMFPKSIEIQMMHENAGDFWCIVEDITTDNMEERRGPKEKWGVIEGKLRRIKNLTDGSENALGEWNYMTIECLNNEIKVWLNGDLVNHGYNATANRGQIAVQAEGAEVEFRKIVLTPISELSEKGSE, from the coding sequence ATGAGGAGTTTATTGTTTGGTTTTTTACTTATTGCCGCAATGGGGTTGTGTAAGGCTCAAGAATCCATTGATCTTTTTAATGGTGTGGATCTTACTGGCTGGCATATAGATGTGCCAGAAATGGATCGCGATCCAAAGGCCATAATTCCATTTATAGTTCGCGACAAGCAATTGGTTAGCCTAGGAATACCACAAGGCCACCTAGTTACAGATGCCAACTATTCCAATTTTAGACTGGAGGTTGACTATAGATTTCCTGGTAAGCCAGGAAATTGTGGAGTATTGGTATTTGCCTCAACACCAAGATCGCTTTATGATATGTTCCCTAAATCTATTGAAATACAAATGATGCATGAAAATGCAGGTGACTTTTGGTGTATTGTTGAAGATATTACAACAGACAATATGGAGGAGAGAAGAGGCCCAAAAGAGAAATGGGGTGTTATAGAAGGGAAATTAAGGAGGATCAAAAACCTAACTGATGGATCGGAAAATGCGTTAGGGGAATGGAATTATATGACTATTGAATGTCTTAATAATGAAATTAAGGTCTGGTTGAATGGAGATTTGGTAAATCACGGCTATAATGCAACGGCCAATAGGGGTCAGATAGCGGTACAGGCGGAGGGAGCAGAAGTAGAGTTCAGAAAAATAGTGCTCACACCTATTAGCGAATTGAGCGAAAAGGGATCAGAGTAA
- a CDS encoding DNA topoisomerase 3, translated as MKVCIAEKPSVAKEIAQVLGANTKHDGYFEGNGYVVTFTFGHLCTLFEPNDYKPYWKSWDLNNLPMLPEKFKTKVVDNAGIQKQFNIVKGLFDKAKLVINCGDAGQEGELIQRWVMHQANYTGEVKRLWISSLTTEAIKEGFTKLKPSEDYDNLYYAGFSRAIGDWLLGMNATRLYTVKHGGYKQMLSVGRVQTPTLAMVVNRYKEIEDFKPQPYWELQTLYRETVFSYEEGRFLKMEEGEAVAAIVKEHEFEIVSTTKKKGKEYAPKLFDLTGLQVYCNTKFGFSADETLKIVQKLYEQKTVTYPRVDTTFLPNDVYPKIGGILRNLTQYTNLCTPLLDKKIKKSPKVFNDKKVTDHHAIIPTGIEINLNPAQKQVYDSIVRRFIAVFYEDCEVSNTTVIGKVTTINFKTTGREILKKGWRIVFEVPDSKEKKEIGILPSFVKGEKGPHEPSFMEKQTKPPKQFTEATLLRAMETAGKQVDDDEMRELMKENGIGRPSTRANIIETLFRRKYIKRNKKQVLPTPTGIQLIDTIQNELLKSAELTGLWEKQLKDIEKGTFSATTFINNMKRMVDQLVYEVRSETKRANISHTAAIQKLESKKSDPKKTGMQNETCPKCKKAKLLKGKSAYGCSAYKEGCDFILPFDFHEKTISENQFLRLLKKGCTVNLKGFKPNGSEEIEGLVRFDEQFKLFLEPKKIAAPITDTPSCPKCKTGKILKGKSAYGCSDFNKGCDFKFSFEEIKIKANGKPLTKTLVLEILKGVR; from the coding sequence GTGAAGGTCTGTATAGCGGAAAAACCCAGTGTAGCAAAAGAAATAGCGCAAGTCTTAGGTGCTAACACCAAGCATGATGGTTATTTTGAAGGGAATGGCTATGTGGTAACCTTTACCTTTGGTCATTTATGTACCTTATTTGAACCCAATGATTATAAACCGTATTGGAAAAGTTGGGATTTGAATAATTTACCGATGCTCCCCGAAAAATTTAAGACCAAGGTTGTAGACAATGCAGGCATACAAAAACAGTTCAACATTGTAAAGGGATTATTTGATAAGGCAAAACTTGTAATCAATTGTGGAGATGCTGGACAAGAAGGGGAATTAATCCAACGTTGGGTAATGCATCAGGCTAATTATACTGGGGAAGTAAAGCGATTGTGGATATCCTCCCTAACTACCGAAGCTATAAAAGAGGGTTTTACCAAACTTAAACCGTCAGAGGATTATGACAATCTCTATTATGCCGGATTTTCCCGTGCTATTGGAGATTGGTTATTGGGAATGAATGCGACTCGACTTTATACCGTAAAACACGGGGGGTATAAACAAATGTTATCTGTAGGTCGGGTACAGACTCCTACCCTAGCCATGGTGGTAAACAGATATAAAGAAATAGAGGATTTTAAGCCTCAACCATATTGGGAATTACAAACCTTGTATAGGGAAACGGTATTTAGTTATGAAGAAGGCCGTTTTCTGAAAATGGAAGAGGGCGAGGCAGTGGCAGCGATTGTGAAGGAGCACGAATTTGAGATTGTCTCCACCACCAAAAAAAAGGGTAAGGAATATGCCCCCAAATTATTCGATCTTACGGGTTTACAAGTATATTGTAATACCAAATTTGGATTTTCGGCCGATGAAACCTTAAAAATCGTACAAAAATTGTACGAGCAAAAAACGGTGACCTACCCTAGAGTAGACACTACTTTTCTACCCAATGATGTCTATCCTAAAATTGGTGGGATATTGCGTAACCTAACCCAGTATACTAATCTGTGTACTCCCCTACTGGACAAGAAAATTAAGAAATCTCCCAAGGTGTTCAACGATAAAAAAGTTACGGATCACCATGCCATTATACCTACCGGCATCGAAATTAACTTAAATCCTGCCCAAAAGCAGGTTTACGATAGTATAGTAAGACGTTTTATCGCGGTTTTTTATGAGGATTGCGAGGTTTCCAATACCACAGTAATCGGGAAGGTAACCACCATCAATTTTAAGACCACCGGAAGGGAAATCCTAAAAAAGGGATGGCGGATCGTATTTGAGGTCCCAGATTCTAAGGAAAAGAAGGAAATTGGAATCTTACCGAGCTTTGTAAAAGGGGAAAAAGGTCCGCATGAACCCTCATTTATGGAAAAACAGACCAAACCGCCCAAACAGTTTACGGAAGCTACGCTCTTGCGGGCCATGGAAACTGCTGGAAAACAGGTAGATGATGATGAAATGCGCGAACTGATGAAGGAAAACGGTATTGGAAGACCTTCTACACGCGCAAATATTATAGAGACCCTTTTTAGGCGTAAGTACATAAAACGGAACAAAAAGCAAGTGCTGCCCACTCCCACAGGAATTCAATTAATTGATACTATTCAAAACGAATTATTGAAGTCGGCCGAACTCACCGGATTATGGGAAAAACAATTAAAAGATATAGAGAAAGGTACGTTTAGTGCTACAACCTTCATAAATAATATGAAGCGGATGGTAGATCAATTGGTATACGAAGTGCGAAGTGAGACCAAACGCGCTAATATCTCCCATACTGCTGCCATTCAAAAGTTAGAAAGTAAAAAATCTGACCCCAAGAAAACGGGTATGCAAAATGAAACTTGTCCTAAATGCAAAAAAGCCAAGTTACTAAAAGGTAAATCTGCCTATGGATGTAGTGCTTATAAGGAAGGTTGTGACTTTATACTCCCATTTGATTTTCATGAAAAGACCATATCTGAAAATCAGTTCCTTAGATTGTTAAAAAAAGGATGTACGGTAAATCTTAAGGGGTTTAAACCAAATGGAAGTGAAGAAATTGAAGGTTTGGTGCGGTTTGATGAACAGTTTAAGCTTTTCCTGGAACCAAAAAAAATAGCAGCACCAATTACCGATACTCCAAGTTGTCCTAAATGCAAAACAGGTAAAATTCTTAAAGGTAAATCTGCCTATGGTTGTAGCGATTTTAACAAGGGATGCGATTTTAAATTTTCTTTTGAGGAAATTAAGATCAAAGCCAATGGAAAACCGCTTACCAAAACCTTGGTCCTCGAAATTTTAAAGGGTGTGAGATAA
- a CDS encoding peptidylprolyl isomerase, which translates to MSRVKADDTVKVHYTGKLKNGIVFDSSLERDPLEITLGKGMLIPGFEKGLLNMEVLEKKTIYVPKEEAYGDIINELFHEIDLNQLPPDIQPEIGMSLIAESDDGTKNQLRITDVKENTVVLDANHILAGQDLTFDLELIDII; encoded by the coding sequence ATGAGTAGAGTAAAGGCAGATGACACTGTAAAAGTTCATTATACAGGGAAATTAAAAAATGGAATAGTGTTCGACAGCTCTTTGGAAAGAGATCCACTAGAAATTACTTTAGGCAAGGGTATGCTGATTCCAGGGTTTGAGAAAGGTTTGTTGAATATGGAGGTTTTGGAAAAGAAAACTATTTATGTGCCAAAGGAAGAGGCTTATGGGGATATCATAAACGAATTATTCCATGAGATCGACCTCAATCAACTACCACCAGATATTCAACCTGAAATTGGAATGTCACTAATCGCAGAAAGTGATGATGGCACCAAAAATCAATTGCGAATTACAGACGTTAAGGAGAATACCGTGGTATTGGATGCTAATCATATTTTAGCGGGACAAGACCTCACGTTCGATTTAGAGCTTATAGATATTATATAA
- a CDS encoding serine hydrolase gives MTKVLRSSILFVCLLWFSLGNSQNLETALPEEVGMSSARLDRLSSVLRQYVENGEMAGNVTLIARKGKIVYHSAFGSSDIESNKEMDTDAIFRIASQSKAIISVAVMILQEEGKLLIAEPIGKYLPEWKGTTVANKNENGGYDVVPAQRAITIRDLLTHTAGIGYGNGLAKDEWKAAGIQNWYFADRNEPIAETIARMAKLPMDAQPGERFVYGYNTDILGVVVEKVSGKPLDLFIKERILDPLGMVDTYFYLPKNKIDRLTTSYMAHKGKSLERAPEPGLGIGQGHYVKGPRKSFSGGAGLLSTSMDYARFLQMMLNGGALNGHRILSPKTVELMISDHVVSREIPYTGRDGSGFGLGFSITKDLGQRGEPGSVGTFEWGGAYGSTYWVDPVEELILVYFKQLIPTNGVDDRGKLRSLIYQAIIE, from the coding sequence ATGACTAAAGTATTGAGATCAAGTATACTTTTTGTATGCCTTTTATGGTTTTCCCTTGGGAATTCGCAAAACTTGGAAACCGCTTTACCAGAAGAGGTAGGTATGTCTTCAGCAAGATTAGACCGACTCTCATCGGTGCTGCGACAGTACGTGGAAAATGGGGAAATGGCAGGAAATGTTACCCTGATAGCCAGAAAAGGAAAGATTGTATATCACTCAGCTTTTGGGTCAAGCGACATAGAATCCAATAAGGAAATGGATACCGATGCCATCTTTAGGATCGCCTCCCAATCCAAGGCTATAATAAGTGTGGCCGTCATGATCCTTCAAGAGGAAGGTAAACTGTTGATTGCTGAACCAATTGGTAAATATTTACCGGAATGGAAGGGGACTACGGTCGCAAATAAAAATGAAAATGGCGGTTATGATGTGGTTCCCGCCCAAAGGGCAATTACCATAAGAGATTTATTGACACATACCGCAGGAATTGGTTATGGGAATGGCCTAGCCAAGGACGAATGGAAAGCAGCTGGTATTCAGAATTGGTATTTTGCGGATAGGAATGAGCCTATTGCAGAAACCATTGCACGTATGGCCAAATTGCCCATGGACGCGCAACCTGGCGAACGATTTGTTTATGGGTACAATACCGATATTCTGGGCGTGGTGGTTGAAAAAGTTTCTGGAAAGCCACTGGACCTATTTATTAAGGAGAGAATATTAGACCCATTGGGAATGGTGGATACTTATTTTTATTTACCTAAAAATAAAATTGATCGATTGACAACTTCCTATATGGCACACAAAGGAAAATCCTTGGAAAGGGCTCCAGAACCAGGATTGGGTATTGGTCAAGGACACTATGTTAAAGGACCACGAAAAAGCTTTTCAGGAGGCGCAGGACTACTCTCTACTTCTATGGATTATGCCAGATTTTTGCAAATGATGCTGAACGGAGGAGCACTTAATGGGCATAGGATCCTATCCCCAAAAACAGTAGAACTCATGATTTCCGATCATGTCGTGTCAAGGGAAATTCCTTACACTGGACGAGATGGTTCCGGATTTGGCCTGGGCTTTTCTATAACAAAAGATTTAGGGCAACGTGGGGAACCTGGTTCTGTGGGAACTTTTGAATGGGGCGGTGCCTATGGCTCCACGTATTGGGTAGACCCTGTAGAAGAATTGATCTTAGTCTATTTTAAACAACTTATCCCGACCAATGGTGTGGATGATCGTGGCAAATTACGAAGTTTAATATACCAAGCAATTATTGAATAA
- a CDS encoding cold-shock protein — MAKSQQTYNKSEKEKKRLKKREEKNKKKIARKAESKENGPGIQFAYVDHDGNLTDTPPDPSLKVEIDASTIEIGIPKKDDSDVEEFDPVRNGKVSFFDNSKGFGFIIDTENNEKYFTHVSGLIDEIEENDKVSFELEKGMKGMNAVRVKKI; from the coding sequence ATGGCAAAATCGCAACAAACGTATAATAAAAGCGAAAAGGAAAAAAAGCGTTTAAAAAAGAGAGAGGAAAAAAATAAGAAGAAAATAGCCCGTAAAGCTGAATCCAAGGAAAACGGACCGGGTATACAATTTGCTTATGTGGACCACGATGGCAATTTAACAGATACTCCACCAGATCCATCATTGAAAGTAGAAATTGATGCTTCTACTATAGAAATAGGAATTCCTAAAAAAGATGATAGCGATGTAGAGGAATTTGATCCTGTTAGAAACGGAAAGGTCTCCTTTTTCGACAATTCTAAGGGTTTTGGTTTTATTATCGATACCGAAAATAATGAAAAGTACTTTACTCACGTAAGCGGATTGATCGATGAGATAGAGGAAAACGACAAGGTATCCTTTGAACTTGAAAAGGGTATGAAAGGGATGAATGCTGTCCGGGTCAAGAAAATTTAA